The following are from one region of the Oncorhynchus gorbuscha isolate QuinsamMale2020 ecotype Even-year unplaced genomic scaffold, OgorEven_v1.0 Un_scaffold_5081, whole genome shotgun sequence genome:
- the LOC124028942 gene encoding cysteine--tRNA ligase, cytoplasmic-like, translated as MSSSGELAFDYGFLLHTSEEATATVALNEYLSSRSYLAGFSPSRVDQEVFELLHRPPAPQHVHALRWYRHIAALQRETPAQIAAVMSAKCTVINIRLLLLQELFVPQNGNKVSWYCCGPTVYDASHMGHARSYISFDILRRILMNYFKYDVFYCMNITDIDDKIIRRARQNYLLEQYREKKPAAAQVLQDVLSARGPFQAKLAETTDPDKKQMLERLDSAVAAALGPLQGAVESKAGEADVQRLAQVLLEKAKDLLSDWLDAQFGSQVTENSIFSLLPKFWEGEYHSDMDALNVLPPDVLTRVSEYCPEIVDFVKKILDNGFG; from the exons CCTTTGATTATGGCTTCTTGCTGCACACAAGTGAGGAGGCCACAGCCACCGTGGCTCTGAATGAGTACCTGAGCTCCCGCAGCTACCTGGCTGGGTTCAGCCCCTCTCGGGTGGACCAGGAGGTCTTTGAGCTCCTGCACAGGCCCCCGGCCCCGCAGCACGTGCACGCTCTGCGCTGGTACAGGCACATAGCAGCCCTGCAGCGGGAGACCCCAGCCCAGATAGCAGCAGTGA tgtctgctaaatgtactGTAATTAATATCAGACTGTTGTTATTGCAGGAGCTGTTTGTTCCCCAGAATGGAAACAAGGTGTCGTGGTACTGCTGCGGACCCACTGTCTATGATGCCTCTCACATGGGACATGCCAG ATCTTACATATCTTTTGATATCCTCCGAAGGATTCTGATGAACTATTTCAAATATGACGTGTTCTACTGCATGAACATTACGGACATAGACGACAAG ATCATCAGGCGGGCCAGACAGAACTACCTTCTGGAACAGTACAGAGAGAAGAAGCCAGCGGCTGCCCAGGTACTGCAGGATGTCCTTAGTGCCAGAGGG CCCTTCCAGGCCAAGCTGGCCGAGACCACAGACCCAGACAAGAAACAGATGCTGGAGAGGCTGGACTCTGCCGTCGCTGCTGCTCTGGGACCCCTGCAGGGGGCGGTGGAGAGCAAGGCTGGGGAGGCTGACGTACAACGCCTGGCTCAG GTGTTACTGGAGAAGGCCAAAGACCTGCTGTCTGATTGGTTGGATGCTCAATTTGGCAGTCAGGTGACCGAGAACTccatcttctctcttcttccaAAGTTCTGGGAAGGGGAGTACCACAGCGACATGGACGCCTTGAAT GTCCTTCCCCCAGACGTACTCACCCGCGTCAGCGAGTACTGCCCAGAGATCGTGGACTTTGTGAAGAAGATCCTAGACAATGGCTTCGGGTAA